CTACATAACAGGTTGGACAAAAGGAAATATTGATAATATTTCTAAAACTGGAATTCAAGATATATTCTTAGTTAAATATAATTCTTCAGGCATTAAGCAATGGACTAAATTAATGGGAGTTTTTGGGAGTGAATCTACAGGTAGATCTATAGCAATCAGCACCTCTGGAATTATTTCTTTAGGTGGTTTTACAAGTGGTAATCTTGATGGGCAACCCAAAACTGGCGATAATGATTTATTTATTACAAACAGACTTTCACCATAATAGTAGTTTATTTAACTTATTATCATAATTTTATATTTTTTTATTATTTCTATTCTATTTAACAATCTTTTTTGATATTTTATTTTATTATATAATCTTTGTTATTTATTTAATAATAATTTATTTTACATTAATATTTAATTTATCATAATTTTTATCTATATTTATTTTTATCAAAATATTTTTCAAACTATTTTTTATTGAATTTATTTTTTTTTTGATATATAATTATATAATAAATTAAAATATATTATAATTTTAATTAATATTAAAATATTAAAAGGAATTATTTATGAAAAAAATAGTATTTTTTTTGTTACTTTTCTTTTCTTTATTTTTAATAATAAATTGTCATCCACCTTCTCTCTACAATACTAATAACAACAATACTCCTCAATCTTCAATTACTAAATGAAAAAGACTACTAGGAGCAAATGGAGCTAATACAGAAGCACGTGGAATAGCAATAGACTCATCAAATAATATCTATGTTTGTGGATATACAACTGGTAATCTTGATAATCAAACTATAACTGGAACCAAAGATTTATTTGTTACAAACAAAGTTTCTCCATAATAGTTTATTTAACTTATTATCATAATTTTATATTTTATTTATATTTTTTTATTATTTCTATTAACAAAAATATAAAAGATAAGTGGGAAAAAATCCACTTATTTTTTTTAATTTGAATTGATTTAATTATTTACATCAATTCATTTTTTTTAATACTTTATAATAAATTTATTTACATTTTAATTTTTATATCTATAATTATTAATAGAGAAAAAATAAATTTCGGGAGCTTTTTTATGACTGAAAAGAAAAAGCTTAAAGGTGTAAACTATTTTGCTTATGGTATTGGCGATATTTATGGTGGTGGTTCATTTTTAATTATAAACACACTTTTTTTGTTTTTTTTAACTGATATTGCTAAATTACCTCCAGTTTTAGCTGGTCTTGTTATCTTTTTCGGAAAATTTTGGGATGCTGTAACAGATCCAATAATGGGTTATATATCTGATAATACAAGGACCAAATTTGGAAGAAGAAGAATCTATTTTATAACAGGAATAATACCTGTTTTTATCACTTTTATTTTAATCTGGCTTAAAGTTGACTTTAATAATAATATCATTAATTTTCTTTATTATGCTTTTGCTTATATGTTTTTTTCAACTGCTTTTACTCTTGTTATGATTCCTTACTCAGCTTTAAATGCAGATATGACTGGAGAATATAAAGAAAGAACTAAACTTACCGGTTTTAGAATGTTTTTTTCTCAATTTTCATCTTTAATATGTGGAACTTTGCCAAAAATAATAATAAACAAAACAGGTGGTGGAGCTTCTGGCTTTTTAACAATGGCCATAATTTTTGGTATATTCTTTTCTGTTCCTTGGTTATTCGTTTTTTTAGGAACTTTTGAAGATGAAAATAGATATAAAGATCAAGAAACTCAAAAAGTATCTGAATTTTTTAAAGGTATACTTTCAGTTTTCAAGAACAAATCTTTCAGAATTCATATAGGAATGTACATTGCAGCATATGTTGCTATGGATTTTATAATGGCTTTATTCATATATTACTTACAAAAATATTTAAATAAACCATCTCTTTATGTCCCATGTATGGGAACAATATTGATAACACAAATTCTTTTTTTACCACTTTATGTATTTATAAGCAATAAATTTGGAAAAGGTGTAGCATTTAGAATTGGATTACCGTTGTGGGCATTAGGACTTATTATTTCATTCTTCTTAACACCTACATCTACAAATTTTATTGTTTTAATTGTTTGTTTTATAATTGGTGCTGGCTTATCAGCAGGAGTTTTTGTTCCTTATGCTATTTTACCTTCTGTTGTCGAAATCGATACTCTTATTACAACAAAAAATAGAGCAGGTTTATACTCAGGAGCTATGACTCTAATAAGAAAAACAGTTCAAGCTATTGCTTTAGCTTTAATAGGATTATATTTGCAACTTATTAAATATGATGCAAATGCAAAAACTCTTTCAAATGAAACTTTAAATGGAATTAAAGCTGGTTTTTTTCTATTTCCATTTATTCTTTTGTTTATTGGATTCTTAATAGGATTAAAGTTTAAAGTTACACCAAAAACTTTTGAAGTAATAAAAAATGAAATAGAAAGATTAAAAAAAGGAGATAAAAAAGAAAATACATCTGAAGAAAACAAAAAAATTTGTGAAACATTAACAGGTTTTTCTTTTGAAAAACTTTTTAATAAAGAAAACCTTAACATATAAAAAATTTAGTTTTTTTAATTTGAATTTATTTTATTTTTTATTTAATTTCTTTAAGTAATTTAATTTATTTATTTTCTTTTTTATTTTCTTTTACTTTATTTTAATTTTTTAATTTTATTTTATTTTAATTTTAATTTACTTTTTATATATAATTTTTTAATTAAGTAAGGATCAAATATGAATAAAAAATCAAAAATAGGTGTAGTTTGTGGATTAAGAAAAACTTTTGATTATAACACAGCTTCTCAAATATTTGAAGAAAAAAAAAGATATTTAAGGAGTATAAATTTAGTAGATTGGGTTATATATGAAAAACCAGTTTTTGAAGTTGAAGATTTATCTGATGTAGTTAACTATTTTATAAGTAGTAATATCGATGCTTTTATATTTATATCTGGGACTTTTCATCTTGGTCATCTTCCTTTATTTATTTATAAACATTTAAATAAGCCAGTATACTTCTGGGGATGGGATGAACTACCTTATGATGGAGGAAAAATAAGGCTAAATTCTGTTTGTGGAGTAAATTTAAATTGCTCAAATTTTTATAAAAGTGGAATTGACAACTTTCATTACTCAATAGGAGATGAGATAGATATTAACTGGCTTAAAGCAATTAATATAATACATGGACTTAATAACTCAAAAGTTGGAATTGCAGGCTATAGAGCTCATGGATTCTTTAATGTTGATGTAGATGATACTTCTATTTATAAAAATTTTGGAATTTTAATAGACCATTTTGAACTTTCAGAGATATTTAATTACAATTTTGATAAAGAAGATTTTGACTATTTTAATCAAAAAGTAAAAAAAATTTTCAATACAAAAGCTTTATCAGAAGAACAGATTAATAAAGTTGTAATTCTTTCTGCAAAATTAAAAAAATTTTTTGTTGATAATAATCTATCATCTTTAGCTATAAGATGTTGGCCTGAATTTGCTGCTTCTTTTAGTATTTCTCCTTGTGCCTCAATGTCAATACTTCAGTCAGAAGGAATAATTTTAACATGTGAAGGGGATTTAGATGGATCTATCTCAATGATTGCTCAGAAATACGCAGGATCTGATTATCCTTACCTTGCTGACTTTTCACAAATCAATTTAAAAGAAAATTTTGGACTTTTATGGCATTGTGGAGTTGCCCCATGTAATTTATGGGATGGAAAATGTGATATTACATTAGATACTTATTTTGCTGGAGGAAAAGGAGTTACTGCTGGATTTGTAATGAAAGAAGGAGAAATATCACTTTTAAGACTTGATTCTGTAAATGGAGATTATAGAGTATTTTTGTCTGAAGGGAAAATCATACCTATGGATAAAGCTTTGACTGGTACTTATGGTAAAGTTGTTTTCAAAACCCATATTAAAAATGTTCTTGATAAAATTATTTCAAATGGTATAGCTCATCATATTTCTGTTTCTTATGGTAACTATAATGATGCATTTAGAATATTTGCTAAAATAAAAAAATTAAAAATAATAGAAGGTATTTAATTTAGTTTTATTTTATTTTTTTTATTAATTTATAGCTTAATTTATAAATTTAAATCTTTAATTAAAATAATCTATAAAGAACTAATTTTACCAGGAGAACTTTATGTTTTACAATGAAGATAAAAATTCAATTAAAATCTATCTTAAAGATAAAATAATTTTTCATTTCAAAAAAGGCAAAGTAAATATTGAACTTTTTTGTTCAAAACTAAGTATTACTTCATCAAGAGGGTCCTTCTTTTTTAAAGAAAAATTATATGAATCTATTAAATTAAAAAATTATGAAATATTAGATAAAAATGAAAGATTAATAAAAATTAACTTTGAAAATAAAATAGAAATATTTTTTGAAAAAATAAAAGAAAATTATTTAAATCAAAATGATTCAATTGTAAAAATATACTTTAATGTAATTGATAAAAAATATAATGGAATAAATATTTTATTAAATGCTTATAAAGATGAAAAAATATTTGGGGTTGGTGAACAATTTTCATTTTTGAACTTAAAAGGTAAAAAGGTCCCAATATTTTGTCAAGAGCAAGGAATAGGAAGAGGAAAAAATCTTTTTACATTTCTTGTAAATCTATTATATAAAGCTGGAGGTAATTATTTCACAACTTATTATGCTGAACCTTCATTCATTTCTAATAAATCATACTTTTTAATAGCAAATTCTTACGACTACTCAATTTTTAATTTTAAAAAAAACCTTACCATTATGAAATTCTATACAATACCAGATTGGATAATTATAGGAGCTTCAAATTCTCTTATATCATGTTTAAAATTAAAAACTTCACTTGTTGGTAAACAGGAAAAAATACCTGATTGGGTTTTTAATGGTGCTATTTTAGGAATTCAAGGAGGAAAAGAAATTGTTCTGAAAAAATTGGAAAAAGCAAAAAAACACAATATAAAAATAAGTGCTGTTTGGTGCCAAGATTGGGAAGGTAAAAGAATTACAAGCTTTGGTAAACAACTTTTCTGGGATTGGATTTATGATAATAACTTATATCCTAATCTACCTGAATTTATTAAACTTTTAAATAAAGAAGGAATAAAATTCTTAGGTTATATTAATCCTTTTTTATGCACAGATGGAAAATTATACCAAATTGCAAAACAAAAAAATTTACTTCTTAAAAACGAAAAAGGGGAACCTTATCATGTCAAGATAACTACTTTCCCAGCAGCAATTCTTGACTTAACAAACCCAGAGACAATAGAATGGATAAAATCAATAATTAAAGAAAATATGCTAGATATTGGGCTTTCAGGTTGGATGGCTGATTTTGGAGAACATACCCCTATTGACTGTATGCTAAAAGATAAATATTTTATCAATAATTTTAGGAAGTACCTATTTAATGATTTTTATAAAAACCTTATAGATACTAATTTTAAAATAAATGATAGCAATATAAGTAATGATAAAGATACTTATGAACAAAATATTGCTTATGAAAATAACTATTTAAGAGATTTTCATAATATCTACCCTGTTATATGGGCTAAAATAAATATAGATGCTATTAAAGAATCAAAAAAAGAAAACGAAATCTTTATTTTTTCAAGAAGTGGATTTTTGGGTACTTCAAAAATATCTATGTGTTTATGGGGGGGAGATCAACTTGTAGACTGGTCAAAAGATGATGGTTTACCATCTGTTATTATTTCTTACCTTTCTTCCTCTTTTTCTTCAATTGCTGCAAATCATTCAGATATAGGTGGTTATACAACTGTTGCTTGGAAAAAAAGAGATAAGGAGCTATTTTTGAGATGGACGGAATTAGGTGCTTTTTCTATTATAATGAGAACTCATGAGGGAAATAGACCTGATGTAAATGTACAATTTGACTATGATGAAGAAACATTAAAACATTTTTCAAAATTCTCACATATTTATAGCAGATTAAAAGAATATTATATTCATGTATATAATGAATATTATAAAGAAAATTTACCATTTTACAGACATCTATCTATATATTATCCCGAAGATAAAAACATTTATAAATATGATTATTGCTACCTTATAGGAAAAGATCTTCTTATTTATCCTATCATTAAAAAAGGAAGGAGAAAAATAAAAGTTTATATACCTGAAAATAATTTTATTCATCTTTTTACTGGTGTTGAATATAAAAAAGGTTTTCATGTTATTAACTCCCCAATTGGTATACCTGCTGTATTTTATAGGAAGGATTCAACTTTTTCTAATCTTTTTTCTGAAATAAAAAATTTATTTTAACAATATGAGAAAATTGCACTATCCAAAATTTCTAATTAAGATTTTAAGATTAACTTTCGGGTTTTTTCTCAAAAAATATTACAATATAAATTTTATTGATAAAGAAAATGTTAAAAAGTTTAATAGACCTTTTATTTTACTTGCAAACCATTGTGGATTTTGGGATCCTTTTTTTATCTGTATTTATCTAGAACAAGAAATCCATTTTGTTACATCAGACAATATTTTTAGAAATCCTATTTTCAATTTTTTTATGAATCTTTTTGGTTCAATCCCAAAATCAAAATTTATTCCAGATATTGAAACCATAAAACTCATTTTTAAAGTCATAAAAGAAAATAAATCTGTTGGTATATTTCCTGAAACAAATAGAACATGGGATGGTTCTACTTTTAAGATAAATCCAAATATAGGAAAACTTGTAAAAAAACTCGGTATTGATTTAATAGGTGCAAAAATTAAAGGAGGTTATCTTTCTTTACCAAGATGGGCTCAAAAAAAAAGGTATGGTAAAGTTATCATTGAATATGATTTTATAGTAAAATCTTCCGATTTGCAAAATCTTAATGAAGAAAAAATAAACCAGTTAGTTGAGGAATGGTTCAAATACAATGAGGATGATTTTATTTTTAAAAATAATTTTAAATACAAAGGGAAAAATTTAGCTCAATATATTGAAAGGGTTCTTTTTATATGTCCAAACTGTAACTCTTTTGTGTCTATATTTTCTTCAAAAAACCATTTTTTTTGTAAAAATTGTGGAGTAAAATTTGTTTATAATGAAACAGGAATAATTGATCTATTCAAAGAAAATAATTCAATAGATTATTATAAAAAAAAATTTGATAAAAATGACAATAACAAGGAATTAAAAAATTTTAAAATTACAGACTTTAACACTGTTAATAAATGGAACAAATGGCAGATTAATTATCTTTACTCATATTTAAAAAATAAACTTCTAAATATTTTAGATAATTTTAACTTAGAAAATTTCAAATCCATAAACAATTTTTTATTTATAGAAAAAGAGTTAGCCTTTGTTGAAAGAGGTTATAGATTAAAAAAAGCAAAATTTTTAACAAAAGGTTTTTTAAATATAAGTTTTTTTAATTTTACAATAAAAGATCTTGAAAATAAAACTTCTAACTTTCCATTATTTGAACTTGAAGGAATAAATGTTCAAGACAAAGAAATTCTTGAATTTTATCATGAAAATAATCTTTATAGGATTTTTTTCAAAAATAAAAGAATTTCAGTATATAAATGGTTATTGTACTTTTTATTAATAAAAAAAATTATAATGGAAAATATAGAAATATTAGATCTTATTTTTAAAAAATTAACAAATACTAATCCGCTTTATCAAAATTTAAGTAACATAGAATTAAATAATAATATGATTATAATAAAAGAAACAATTGAAAAAATTTTAAACTATAAAATAAAAAATAAAATAACTAAATTAAATATAGAAAATATATTTAACTTTTAAATATAGAGGATTGAATTATGCTTAGTATGACAGGGTATATTTATAAAACTTTTAACCATAATAGTTTAAACATAACTTTTGAAATTAAATGTTTAAATCATAGATTCCTAGAATATAATTTTAATTTTCCTTCAAATTTTTCAAAATTTGAAATAAATCTTATAAAAATTTTAAAAGAAAATTTCAGTAGAGGAACATTTTATATAAATATCTATCTTGATAAATTTATAGGAGATTATCAAATAATAATAAATGAACAGCTTGCTTATAGCTTAACTAAATCTTTTAAAAGTTTAATAAAAAAACTTAAAATATCTAAAAGAATCTATATCTCAAATATTCTTCCCTTTGAAGGAATTATTAAAATTATCCCTCAAAATTTTCCACAAGAACTTGAAAATTTTATATTTAGTTCATTTGAGAATTGTCTTAAAGAGCTTAAAGAAAACATGAAAAATGAAGGTGAATTCCTAAAAAAAGAAATAAACAATTACATAAAGAGTATATATGAAAATTTAAATATTATAAAACAAAGAAGTTTAGAAGAGAACAGTTTAATATTAAACAAATTAAAAGAAAAAATTAAAAAATTAATAGATGAACAAAAGATTGACGAAGATAGGATACTTCAGGAAGCTGGTATTCAACAGAATAAAATAGATATAACAGAAGAAATAACAAGATTAGACTCACATTTAATATACTTAAAAGATTTGATAAACTCCGAAAAGTATGATATAGGTAAAAAAATTGATTTTATATGTCAAGAAATACTTAGAGAAGCTAATACTATATGTTCTAAATCAATAACAACCGAAATAATTTACAATGCTATAGAAATAAAAAATCAAATAGAAAAGATTAGAGAACAAACACGAAACATATCTTAAAAATATAAACCGTAGTTTTGAGTCATATTTTATATTTTAAGCAGCTAAAGCTTGCTTCAACTTTTTTATTCTTGTAGGATGTTTTAATTTTCTCAAAGCCTTTTTTTCTATCTGTCTTATTCTCTCTTTTGTTAAATTAAATTTATTTCCTATCTCCTGCAATGAGAGAGGTTCACCTCCATAAAGACCAAATCTATACATAATTACTTCTCTTTCTCTTTCTGTAAGTGTATTTAATATATTATTAATAGTTTCTTTTACATGAAGATTTTCTGATTCTTCTTCAGGAGATATAGAATTATCAGGAATAAATTCATAAAAAAGTGAAGAGTCTGAATTATCTGAAATCTTTTCTTCAAGAGAAATAAACTCTTTGGAAAAAGTTAAAATTGTTTCCAAACTATCTTTAGAGATAGATAGATCTTCTGAAATTTTATCAATATTTGGATTAATGCCTAAATCTTCATTTTTATTTAAATATCTTTCAATATGAATAAGTTCATTTGTTTTATTTAATGGAAGTCTAACCATTCTTGTCTTTTCAGAAATAGCTTTTAAAATAGCTTGTCTTATCCACCAAACAGCATAAGAAATAAAATGATAACCTCTATCTGGGTCAAATTTCTCAATAGCATTAAGTAGACCAACATTTCCTTCTGCTATTAAATCCATCATAGAAAGACCTTTATTTTGATATTTTTTTGCTATAGAAACAACAAATCTCAAATTTGAATTTATAAGTTTTTCCTTTGCTTTTAAATCACCTTCTTTTGCTAATCTAGCAAGCCTTTCTTCTTCATCCCTTTCTAACAATGGATATCTATTTACATCTTTATAGTAGCTCTTAAAAAGATAATCTTTATTATCAACTTTATCACTATTTAATTTAATTTTCTTATTTAAAGGAAAATTTACATCTGCTTTCTTTATTTTTTCTAGAACTCCTTTATCTTTCATCCTTTTAACTTCTGCTACTATCATTCTTCCCCCTACAAAATAAAATACAAAAATAGCATTTTATTATTTGCAATTAATATGCCAACTAATTTTTCTTTGTATTAAAGTAATTACAATAAATTTGAGTTTTAATAAAATGTATAATTTTTTTATATGTATATATATTACACATATAGAAATCTATTTTTTTATTTATTAAAAATTTAATTTTTGTATATTTAGTTATGGAAATAAATTATATTAATATAGATCAGGTAGAAAAAACCTACAAAAATTTTTTAATTAATGAATTTTTAACAAAAAACAAAAATTTCTTTGATAATGTTGAAATAAACTTGCTTGCAAATTCTTTTGATGAGCTTTGTATAAAACCTCTTTTTTTTGCTATTAAAATTAAAAATTCTTATTTTCCTTTTTTTTATAATTTTGATCTTTTTTTAAAATTATTTTCAAAAGAAAATTACAAGAATAAATATTTTTATAGTATTACTTTAGAATATGACTCTGAAGAAATTTTTGATGAAAAATTGAAAGAATTTTTTAAAAAAATATTTTTTATTACTTTTAGAGAAAATTTTAGTTTTTTTTTATATGTCATATTTATTTTATTTTCAACATTTGAATCATTTAAAAATTATATAATTTTCTATAAAAGTACACTCTTATTTGAATATAAAACTCAAATTGATAATATTTTATATAACCTATCAAATATTAAAAATAATAATCTATTAATAGATTATCTCTTTAATGAGCTTAGTTGTAAAAATAACGATAACTTTGATAATAAAAATAATCATATTGATTTATTAAAAAAATCTTATAAAGATCTTTTAGATACTATTTTGTATTTAAAAGAGAACTTAATCTATTTTGTAAATTTAAAAATTAAAGAAAAAGAGTTAAAAAAGCTTTTTTTAATATTAAAGGATAAACTCATATTTAACAACCTTAAACTCATTTTTGAAATTTCCAAAAATTTATGTCTTAATAAAAACTATTTTATGTCCCTAATAAATTTCACTTATGAAATATTAAATCAATATAGAAACAATAAAGATTACAAAACTGTTTTACTTGAAATATTAAATAAAGTTGATAAATTTAAAAATTTATCTAATAAATTATCAAATAATTTTGAAATTATAGAATTTATAAAATTATATTATGAAATAATTTTATATGAAAAAAAACCATTAAATCAAAAACAGAAGGAATTTTTTGATTTTTTAAATTTAATTAAAAACCCATTTTATAAAAAAAATGAAGTTGAACTTAGGGAATATTTAAATTCTATAAGCTTAAAAAAGATTCAATTTAACTTTTCCCCATATTTTGAGGAAAAAGAGTTTGAAATAAAATACAAATTTAAAAAAGTGGAAGATATTATTAAATTCAGTAAAGAAGTAGAAAAATTAATAAAAAATTTTAAAAATATCTGGGAGAAAATATAAATAAATGTATACGAAAGAAACAATAGATTTAATAATACCAGATACTGTTATTATTAACAAAAATCTATTAGAAAATTATGAAGAAAGACTAAATAGTATTAATAATAAGATAAACAATTTAAATCAAAAATTTAATATAAATAAGAAAATTAAAATTGTTTACTTAAAAGAGAAAGAAATTCAAGAATTTTATAAAAATTCAACCTATGAAAATACAAAAGAAAATATTTTAATTTTAACTAAGAATAAAGGTAAAAGTATCAAAAAATGCCCCGGTACTAAAAATTATTTATGTTGCAACTATTTTATAATTAATCTTTATGTAAATTGCCCTCTAAAATGTAAATATTGTTTTTTGCAATTTTATATAAAAAATCCTATAAATACAATATATATCAATATTGAAGATATTTTTAATCAGTATAATGAAACAATTAAAAGAATTAAAATAAAAAGAATTGGTACAGGTGAACTTTCAGATTCTCTCATTTTTGATCCAATAACTGAATATTCTATTGATTTTGTTAACTTTTTTAAATCACATAAAGAGACTCTTTTTGAATTTAAAACTAAAACTATTTTTACAGATAATTTATATAAAATAGAACCATCAAAAAACATTGTAGTTGGTTTTTCATTAAATAGTGAATCAGTAAAAGAAGAAAATGAACCATTAACTAATACTATTTATGATAGAATTCTCGAAGCTTCAAAGCTTTCTAAATATGGATATAGTGTATCTTTTCATTTTGATCCTATATTTTATTATGAAAATTACAAAGAAGATTATAAAAAGATTCTTAATTTGATTAAGGAAAATTTAGATGAAAAAACAATCGTGTGGATATCACTTGGAACTTTCAGGTATCATCCAGAAATGAAAGATATATTAAGAATAAACTATCCTGATGAAAAAATAACTTTTAATGAATCTATAAGTGGTTTTGATAATAAAATAAGGTATTTCTATTATATTAGAAAAGAAATTTACTCTTTCTTTTATGATTTTTTCAAAAATAATTTAAAAGTTCCTATTTATCTTTGTATGGAATCAAAAAAATTATGGAATGAAATTTTTAGAAATAAACCTAAAGATATTGACAACTTAAAAAATATTTTTAATATAGAGAAGTAAAGATATTCTAAAGTATTTAATTTAAAAGGACTTCATAAAATGGCAAGAGATCCATATGAAATTCTTGGTGTACCCAAAACTGCTACTATTGATGAGATAAAAGCTAAATATAAAGAACTTGTTAAAAAATATCACCCCGATAAACATAAAGATAATCCTTTATCTGATCTTGCAGAGGAAAAGTTTAAAGAGATTCAAGAAGCTTATGAAACAATAATAAAAGGTAAAACTTCTTCATCTTATGACTACTCATCAAGCTATAATTCTTCAAGTTCATATTATAACAATAATACATATAGCAATTCAAGTTATGAGAGTAACTCATCATATTCTAATAGTTATTCTAGTTATTCTAGTTATTCTAATTACTCTATATATCAGGAAGTTAGACAATTAATTAATAGTGGGAAATATATACAAGCAGAAGCTATTCTAGATGGTAACCCATCAAATGATGCAGAATGGTATTTTTTAAAAGCTGTAATACTTGCTTTTAGAGGACTCTATTACAATGCTGACACATATATATTAGAAGCTCTTAAAAAAGATCCTAATAATCCAGAGTATAATGACTTTAGAGACAAACTACTAAAAGCTGCTAAATCTGACCCTTTTGCTTTTGATCATACATATTCAAGAAGCTATAGATCAAGAGAGATGGCAGATGATATGTGCTGCAACTGTCTTAGTTTACTATGCTGTTTGCAGTTTTGTTGTGGAAGCTCATAATTAAAACTAAAAAATCAAAATTAATAATTGAAAATAAATTAAAATAAATAATATATTAAATAAAAAGATTAACACTTATTAAAAATTAATAAAAGAAAATTGTTCCTTAAATGAAAATAATAATTCCAAAATTTTCCGGGTTCTGTCCTGGAGTTAAAAAAGCTGAAAAGTTATTATTTGAATTAATTAATAGATTAAATCTAAATAATAATAAAAATTATTCTAATACTTCTAACAAAAAATGTAATAAAGGAAATAATTTTCACGAAAATTATTTCCTCCTAGGACCTATTATCCATAATAAATATTATATAGAAATACTTAAAAACAAAGGATTAACCGTAATTGATGAAGATGATTTAAATTTTCTTCAAGATGAAAATATATTATTATACGAAGAAAACTTAAAAATATTTTTTAATAAGATATTAGAAAAGTATAATTTAGATTATAAATACATACCAATTATTCGAACACATGGAATTCCTCAACAATTTGAATATTTTATTCAAAAATATTTTTCAAAATATATAGATTTAACCTGTTTTAAAATAAAAAAGATACAAAATCTAATTAAAGAG
The DNA window shown above is from Spirochaetota bacterium and carries:
- a CDS encoding DnaJ domain-containing protein translates to MARDPYEILGVPKTATIDEIKAKYKELVKKYHPDKHKDNPLSDLAEEKFKEIQEAYETIIKGKTSSSYDYSSSYNSSSSYYNNNTYSNSSYESNSSYSNSYSSYSSYSNYSIYQEVRQLINSGKYIQAEAILDGNPSNDAEWYFLKAVILAFRGLYYNADTYILEALKKDPNNPEYNDFRDKLLKAAKSDPFAFDHTYSRSYRSREMADDMCCNCLSLLCCLQFCCGSS
- a CDS encoding YicC family protein, whose amino-acid sequence is MLSMTGYIYKTFNHNSLNITFEIKCLNHRFLEYNFNFPSNFSKFEINLIKILKENFSRGTFYINIYLDKFIGDYQIIINEQLAYSLTKSFKSLIKKLKISKRIYISNILPFEGIIKIIPQNFPQELENFIFSSFENCLKELKENMKNEGEFLKKEINNYIKSIYENLNIIKQRSLEENSLILNKLKEKIKKLIDEQKIDEDRILQEAGIQQNKIDITEEITRLDSHLIYLKDLINSEKYDIGKKIDFICQEILREANTICSKSITTEIIYNAIEIKNQIEKIREQTRNIS
- a CDS encoding RNA polymerase sigma factor RpoD/SigA translates to MIVAEVKRMKDKGVLEKIKKADVNFPLNKKIKLNSDKVDNKDYLFKSYYKDVNRYPLLERDEEERLARLAKEGDLKAKEKLINSNLRFVVSIAKKYQNKGLSMMDLIAEGNVGLLNAIEKFDPDRGYHFISYAVWWIRQAILKAISEKTRMVRLPLNKTNELIHIERYLNKNEDLGINPNIDKISEDLSISKDSLETILTFSKEFISLEEKISDNSDSSLFYEFIPDNSISPEEESENLHVKETINNILNTLTEREREVIMYRFGLYGGEPLSLQEIGNKFNLTKERIRQIEKKALRKLKHPTRIKKLKQALAA
- a CDS encoding DNA photolyase; the encoded protein is MYTKETIDLIIPDTVIINKNLLENYEERLNSINNKINNLNQKFNINKKIKIVYLKEKEIQEFYKNSTYENTKENILILTKNKGKSIKKCPGTKNYLCCNYFIINLYVNCPLKCKYCFLQFYIKNPINTIYINIEDIFNQYNETIKRIKIKRIGTGELSDSLIFDPITEYSIDFVNFFKSHKETLFEFKTKTIFTDNLYKIEPSKNIVVGFSLNSESVKEENEPLTNTIYDRILEASKLSKYGYSVSFHFDPIFYYENYKEDYKKILNLIKENLDEKTIVWISLGTFRYHPEMKDILRINYPDEKITFNESISGFDNKIRYFYYIRKEIYSFFYDFFKNNLKVPIYLCMESKKLWNEIFRNKPKDIDNLKNIFNIEK